The genomic interval TAACTCAAACCCTGAATATCTCCAAAATGAAGATGCAAGGATTAGTTACTTCTATCTTGGTCACGTTCATCTATGTCAGAAACCATTCTTGCATCTATTGCAAACTATGACACATCGTTTTCTGTTTGGTGCGCTTTTGAACAGAAGTTTGCTTCTCAAACTAAAGCTAGACGACTTCAGCTTAAGGGACAATTCTCACACGGGCATAAAGGAAATCTTCCTATTTCTGAATTCATTGACAAAGTTCAATCGATTGCTAATTCTTTGGTGATTGCAGGGTCCCCGATTGATGATCAAGACTTAATTCTTCAAGTTCTAAATGGTCTAGGACCAGAGTTTGATTCAGTGGTTTCAGGAATAATATCAAGAAGTGACACCTTGTCTAATGAAGAAGTTCAGGCTCTTCTTCTGTCTCATGAAAGTAGGATCGAACACCATCTGGCTATGAATGATATCACTGTCAAAATGCAGGCAAACATGGCTCTTGGCCAAGGCAGATCCACAGGTGTTCGATCATTTTCCAACAACAATCATCCAACAGCACCAATAGGCTGAGGTAGAGGTTTCTCTAAATTTCCTCATCAAAAAGTTATTTGTCAAGTCTGCATGAAGATTAGCCACACTGCAGCCGTGTGCCATTATCGCTTTGATAAAAACTGGACAACTCCAAAACCAGGTAACAATCGTGCCTTTCTTACTGAGATTGACTGTGACTGTGATCCTCAAGCCTATACAACCACTATGATTCAAGACTTTGGAGACAACAGCTCCTGGTACTTCGACTCAGGAGCCACTACACATGTCACCTTTGATTCAGGCAATCTTGATGAGTCCAAACCCTTCTCTGGCCCTGAGACACTTGCCATAGGTGATGGTAAGAAATTGTTCATTTCTCACACTGGCTCTGTTTCTATTACTTCTTATCATAAAGCTTGTCCTTTACATATGAAATCTGTCTTAACTATGCATTCGATTACCAAGAATCTTGTTAGTGTTTCTAAGCTAACTCAAGATAATGACATTTTCCttgaatttcataaaaattgTTGCTTTGTCAAGGACAAGACAATAGGGTCAGTGCTGCTCAAAGGGAAAGCTAGGGATGGCCTCTACCTTCTTGATGATTCTTCAAGTCACACAAGCTATTCACTGCAATGTCATCTTGTTACCTCTGAGTCTTTTTCTACTGATTGTTCATATAATAAAGATTGTAATTGAAATCAACAGTGTGTTAGTACACACCAATCTTGTAACACACATTCAATCAATAAAAATTCTATTTCCTCTCCCTATGAGCAGTCTGTTTTTCATGTATCAACACCCTCAAATATCAATCTCTAGCACTACAAATTGGGACATTCAGCCATGTCCACATTGCAGAAATTACTACCTACCATTCCACACACTGGCACATTAAAACAATTCCAATTCTGCAATGCATGTCAGCAAGGGAAAAATCACAGACTTCCCTTCTCCAATTCTTTAAAAAGAGCCACCCAACCCCTTGCCCTTATTCATACTGATCTCTGGAGTCCTTCTCATGAACCCTCAAAAGATGGATTTCGATACTATATTCATTTCTTGGATGATTTTAGTCGATTTACTTGGATTTACCCATTGAAATTAAAATCCCAGGCCTT from Cannabis sativa cultivar Pink pepper isolate KNU-18-1 chromosome 4, ASM2916894v1, whole genome shotgun sequence carries:
- the LOC133036970 gene encoding uncharacterized protein LOC133036970, whose product is MSSSTSDPQAPAMTPATQAPQAPASQPTATGSWNPFSNSLSSSLIIKLDRVNFLSWKCQVIPTVIGHDLDEILFTGVPPPTTLLNETILASIANYDTSFSVWCAFEQKFASQTKARRLQLKGQFSHGHKGNLPISEFIDKVQSIANSLVIAGSPIDDQDLILQVLNGLGPEFDSVVSGIISRSDTLSNEEVQALLLSHESRIEHHLAMNDITVKMQANMALGQGRSTGVRSFSNNNHPTAPIG
- the LOC133037248 gene encoding uncharacterized protein LOC133037248: MKISHTAAVCHYRFDKNWTTPKPGNNRAFLTEIDCDCDPQAYTTTMIQDFGDNSSWYFDSGATTHVTFDSGNLDESKPFSGPETLAIGDGQDNRVSAAQRES